From a single Terriglobia bacterium genomic region:
- a CDS encoding VOC family protein, with amino-acid sequence MKLNTYVNFAGKCAEAFRFYEKHLGGKIGMMMTHGESPDQSHVRPEWKAAVLHATISIGGTTLMGADIPNAQPMRSAYLSLAVESDADAERIFSALSDSGEVFMALSETFFASRFAQLRDRFGMNWMIIHEREMPAPE; translated from the coding sequence ATGAAGCTGAATACGTATGTTAATTTTGCCGGCAAGTGTGCGGAAGCGTTTCGTTTTTACGAGAAGCACCTGGGCGGAAAGATTGGAATGATGATGACACACGGTGAGTCGCCCGATCAGAGCCACGTCAGGCCGGAATGGAAGGCCGCGGTGCTGCACGCCACCATCTCGATTGGCGGCACGACATTGATGGGTGCGGACATCCCCAATGCTCAGCCGATGCGGAGCGCATACCTGTCACTCGCCGTCGAGAGCGACGCCGATGCGGAGCGCATCTTTTCGGCGCTCTCCGACAGCGGCGAAGTATTCATGGCGCTGTCGGAGACGTTCTTTGCATCACGATTCGCTCAACTTCGTGATCGATTCGGCATGAATTGGATGATCATCCACGAACGAGAGATGCCTGCGCCGGAGTAG
- a CDS encoding helix-turn-helix transcriptional regulator: MNLVFKALADSGRRRLLDRLRVQGGQTLSMLSEGMLMTRQAVTKHLAQLEEAGLVATVWEGREKLHYLNPVPIHEIAKRWIAPFERSRLEALAELKESLED; encoded by the coding sequence ATGAACCTTGTCTTCAAAGCGCTCGCCGATTCAGGCCGCAGACGGCTGCTCGATCGTCTGCGGGTGCAAGGCGGGCAAACCCTGAGCATGCTCTCCGAGGGAATGCTCATGACGCGTCAGGCGGTGACAAAGCATCTGGCTCAACTCGAGGAAGCCGGCCTTGTGGCCACCGTCTGGGAGGGGCGTGAAAAGCTGCATTACTTGAATCCGGTGCCGATCCATGAGATCGCCAAACGCTGGATTGCTCCGTTTGAACGCAGCCGCCTTGAGGCTCTGGCCGAATTAAAGGAATCATTGGAGGACTGA
- a CDS encoding SRPBCC family protein yields the protein MQDTGEHETFIYATYIRTTPEKLWQALTRGDFTEKYWFGFRIEVELKVGGSVRILPPKSMEQYGDHAGEVLECELLKKLVYTWNPKDRPELAVKRKKLSRVTYELTPMGSMVRLRLIHEDLLPDDLEKNPNTFQGVNNGWPAVLSGLKSLLETGQPIAFSV from the coding sequence ATGCAAGATACAGGTGAACACGAGACCTTTATCTATGCCACTTATATTCGCACCACGCCCGAAAAGCTGTGGCAGGCATTGACCCGTGGAGATTTCACCGAGAAATACTGGTTCGGTTTTCGCATCGAAGTTGAATTGAAAGTCGGAGGCAGCGTTCGGATTCTGCCGCCCAAAAGCATGGAGCAATACGGTGACCATGCAGGCGAGGTCCTGGAGTGTGAGCTGCTGAAGAAGTTGGTCTATACCTGGAACCCGAAAGACAGGCCGGAGCTGGCCGTGAAGCGCAAGAAACTGTCGCGCGTCACCTACGAATTGACACCAATGGGTTCGATGGTTCGGCTGCGGTTAATTCACGAGGACCTGCTGCCGGATGATCTGGAGAAAAACCCGAACACGTTCCAGGGAGTCAATAATGGCTGGCCGGCGGTGTTAAGCGGCCTCAAGAGCTTGCTTGAAACAGGACAGCCCATCGCATTTTCTGTTTAG
- a CDS encoding carboxypeptidase-like regulatory domain-containing protein, giving the protein MRSRFCRMLICFQIGVFLLAGGFCTHLFAQSASLGGRVLDSSGAAIPGASVSGLRTSTGVTLNTVTDGSGVFLLAPLTSGTYQVTITAAGFATFVASDIALEVGSKGELNPVLKVGAVVGETVSVTAAAPELKAEDSDLSTVTESVLVANIPLDVRNPFQEVNFTPGVTQSNSLTAGTNLTTQSTTNTFYINGAKGGEEEIIVDGAANTINYDTHAAGDIPGLDAVREFRIYTSAYSPEFGHTAGGVESFTIKSGTNALHGGAWEYFRNQVFDANGFNANAAGQAKPDFQRNQYGFQVGGPVVFPGLYRGKNRTFFFGSYEQLNDSTPGAGFTSTVPTALERTGDFSQTFNTNGTLLTIYDPSTLQQVAAGGKYTCSNGAFTATTAGGYRCPMSYNGKLNVIEPARFNPVAQKLLAMYPLPNQRGVGGSDQNNFFSTAPNTDNNYSEDIRIDHKVNDKHSIYGHLDVFDNYIIYGQVFGPPSYTPNNSNDHIPGRNIMVDHTWIISPTVVFDHHFSWAHMQSARASVSPEGTAKFGIPASAAPGYTATFTPQIESVSGQIGQLGNSEPLEANPNSVWQYAATLSWVKGIHSVKFGTDLRVYRDQLWDPQLLTVNTSKTFTGGPIANSPTSTTGNAVAELLLGQATITSGYAPLVKFGHGYAAFFVGDNAKVTRKLTLNYGLRYSYETGDIAQGNQLSYLDTSSPSPIASQVPSIPNLVGGVGVVGLNGTSRSLQIPEKLHWEPRFGFAYSLDNHTVMHGGFGIFWHAAATYQTNPSSFGFTRKSTSINAATDGVTPLYNLSNPFPAGLPNVYGNNPAPLAGNNTGSGPLSIELGQGVSGNPRSEQFPYQENWSFDIQHSLPGNVVITTAYAGSAGVHLFGAVALNQLPAATLALGSALNTVVNNPFSNVITDGSSILSKSTIQQGYLY; this is encoded by the coding sequence GTGCGATCTCGATTCTGTCGAATGTTGATATGTTTTCAGATCGGCGTTTTTCTGTTGGCCGGTGGGTTCTGTACGCACCTTTTCGCGCAAAGCGCGTCCCTCGGCGGCCGGGTGCTCGATTCCAGCGGAGCCGCGATCCCGGGGGCCTCGGTGTCCGGGTTGAGAACCTCGACTGGGGTAACGCTGAATACTGTCACCGACGGCAGCGGCGTGTTCCTTTTAGCGCCGTTGACCTCCGGCACCTATCAAGTGACCATAACCGCCGCTGGATTTGCGACTTTTGTCGCGTCTGACATTGCGCTGGAGGTGGGTTCGAAGGGGGAGCTGAATCCGGTGCTGAAGGTTGGCGCCGTGGTCGGGGAGACCGTATCGGTGACTGCCGCGGCGCCTGAACTTAAAGCGGAGGACTCCGACCTGAGCACGGTGACCGAATCCGTTCTGGTCGCGAACATCCCTCTGGATGTCCGGAATCCCTTCCAGGAGGTCAACTTTACCCCCGGCGTTACGCAGAGCAACTCTCTGACTGCAGGAACAAACCTTACCACCCAAAGCACCACCAACACTTTCTACATCAATGGAGCGAAGGGCGGCGAGGAGGAAATCATCGTCGATGGGGCAGCCAATACGATCAACTATGACACCCACGCGGCCGGCGATATTCCCGGCCTGGATGCCGTGAGGGAGTTCCGGATTTACACCTCCGCCTACTCTCCGGAGTTCGGCCACACCGCAGGCGGCGTTGAGAGCTTTACGATCAAGTCCGGCACCAACGCCCTGCACGGAGGGGCTTGGGAGTATTTCCGCAACCAGGTCTTCGATGCCAATGGCTTCAATGCCAACGCCGCGGGCCAGGCGAAGCCTGATTTCCAGAGAAATCAGTATGGATTCCAGGTGGGCGGCCCGGTCGTCTTCCCCGGGCTCTACAGGGGGAAAAACCGAACTTTCTTCTTCGGCTCCTACGAGCAGCTTAACGACAGCACGCCCGGCGCCGGCTTCACGAGCACGGTACCAACGGCACTGGAAAGAACCGGCGATTTCTCCCAGACATTCAACACCAATGGCACCCTGCTGACTATCTATGATCCGAGCACGCTCCAACAGGTCGCGGCCGGCGGGAAGTACACTTGTTCCAACGGTGCGTTTACTGCAACCACTGCAGGTGGTTATCGCTGTCCGATGTCGTACAACGGCAAACTGAACGTTATCGAACCGGCGCGGTTCAATCCCGTGGCTCAGAAGTTACTCGCCATGTATCCGCTCCCCAATCAACGTGGCGTCGGGGGCAGCGATCAGAACAACTTTTTCTCGACTGCTCCGAACACGGACAACAACTACAGCGAAGACATCCGAATCGATCACAAAGTGAACGATAAGCACAGCATATACGGCCATCTCGACGTCTTCGACAATTACATCATCTATGGGCAGGTCTTCGGACCGCCGAGCTATACGCCGAATAATTCAAACGACCATATTCCTGGACGCAACATCATGGTCGATCATACGTGGATCATCTCACCGACCGTGGTCTTCGATCACCATTTCTCCTGGGCGCACATGCAATCGGCTCGCGCCTCTGTCAGTCCCGAGGGGACTGCCAAGTTCGGCATTCCAGCGTCGGCGGCGCCGGGCTACACGGCGACTTTTACCCCGCAGATAGAATCCGTTTCCGGTCAAATCGGGCAACTCGGTAATTCGGAGCCTTTAGAGGCCAACCCCAACTCGGTCTGGCAATATGCCGCCACTCTTTCGTGGGTCAAGGGTATTCACTCGGTAAAATTCGGTACAGACTTGAGAGTTTATCGCGACCAACTCTGGGATCCGCAACTGCTGACCGTTAACACCTCAAAGACGTTTACCGGCGGACCGATTGCGAACTCGCCCACGTCAACAACAGGAAATGCAGTCGCGGAACTGCTGCTCGGCCAGGCCACGATCACCAGCGGTTACGCTCCATTGGTGAAATTCGGTCACGGCTACGCGGCGTTTTTCGTCGGGGATAACGCAAAAGTCACGCGCAAGCTGACGCTTAACTACGGTCTGCGGTACAGCTATGAGACGGGCGACATCGCGCAAGGCAACCAATTGAGCTATCTCGACACCAGCAGTCCCTCTCCCATTGCCTCTCAGGTTCCATCGATTCCGAATCTCGTCGGCGGTGTCGGGGTTGTAGGTCTCAATGGCACGAGCAGAAGCTTGCAGATTCCAGAAAAGCTGCATTGGGAGCCGCGCTTCGGTTTCGCCTACAGCCTCGATAACCATACGGTGATGCATGGCGGGTTCGGGATCTTCTGGCATGCGGCGGCGACTTACCAGACAAACCCCTCATCGTTTGGGTTTACGCGAAAATCCACTTCAATCAATGCGGCGACTGACGGCGTCACGCCGCTCTATAACCTTTCCAACCCGTTTCCGGCGGGTCTGCCGAATGTCTATGGGAACAACCCTGCGCCTTTAGCCGGGAACAACACGGGAAGCGGTCCTCTCAGCATCGAACTGGGGCAAGGCGTCTCGGGGAATCCACGCAGCGAACAATTCCCCTACCAGGAAAACTGGTCTTTCGACATTCAACACTCCCTGCCTGGAAATGTTGTCATCACGACAGCATATGCCGGCAGCGCCGGCGTACATCTATTCGGTGCGGTTGCGCTCAACCAGCTCCCGGCTGCAACCCTGGCTCTGGGAAGCGCCCTGAACACGGTTGTGAACAATCCGTTCTCTAATGTCATCACCGACGGAAGCTCAATCCTGAGCAAGAGTACGATCCAGCAAGGCTACCTGTAT
- a CDS encoding tetratricopeptide repeat protein gives MRRSGSSAVWLFTLPLVFVMSFSAQAESVKETAQSYVQMGEKFASSGDLIRAVGAYTIALQFAPDSATAFFRRGQAFQGMGKTANAIADYGEAVSLRPGLTLAWYNRGNLRMNSGDYQGALSDMNKAVEIDPLYARAYNNRAIAKVANGDLEGAFADFAQAIKLDPRDPDPFVNRGLLRFRQGLKVEANEDFAR, from the coding sequence ATGAGGCGCTCCGGGAGTTCTGCTGTCTGGCTGTTTACGTTGCCGCTGGTGTTCGTTATGTCATTCAGCGCACAGGCCGAATCAGTCAAGGAGACGGCGCAATCCTATGTCCAGATGGGAGAAAAGTTCGCGAGTTCTGGAGACCTGATTCGCGCCGTCGGCGCGTACACCATCGCCCTTCAATTCGCTCCCGATTCCGCCACCGCTTTCTTTCGCCGCGGGCAAGCCTTTCAGGGGATGGGTAAAACGGCCAACGCTATTGCGGATTACGGCGAGGCGGTCAGCCTTCGCCCGGGCCTGACATTGGCCTGGTACAATCGCGGCAATCTGCGCATGAACAGTGGAGACTACCAAGGCGCATTGTCCGATATGAACAAAGCTGTCGAAATCGATCCGCTCTATGCCCGGGCGTACAACAATCGGGCGATTGCGAAAGTGGCAAACGGCGACCTTGAGGGTGCTTTTGCAGACTTTGCACAAGCGATCAAACTTGATCCTCGCGATCCCGACCCGTTCGTTAACCGGGGCCTTCTTCGATTTCGTCAGGGATTGAAGGTCGAGGCCAATGAAGATTTTGCCCGCTAG